A part of Candidatus Dormiibacterota bacterium genomic DNA contains:
- a CDS encoding DNA-3-methyladenine glycosylase yields MIRACAPDAPASFAPLPRSFYARPVHEVARDLLGTIVVRTIMDRHGAPSRLAGRIVEVEAYDGPRDLACHAAKGRTPRTEVMFGEAGHAYVYLVYGMHRCLNVVTGPVGYPAAVLIRALEPVEGVDAMDPGRAAPRLLAAGPGRLTRALRIDLSLNRADLCGSGPLHIEPGVEIRDAEVVRGPRIGVDYAGRWAGKPWRLGVRGSESLSGPFPSRSAGGGRTRAGARRPPRRAHHRAARSGG; encoded by the coding sequence ATGATCCGCGCCTGCGCGCCTGACGCGCCCGCATCGTTCGCGCCGCTGCCCCGCTCTTTCTACGCCCGGCCGGTCCACGAGGTCGCGCGCGATCTCCTCGGGACGATCGTCGTGCGGACGATCATGGATCGGCACGGCGCGCCGTCGCGGCTCGCGGGGCGCATCGTCGAGGTCGAGGCGTACGACGGCCCGCGCGACCTGGCGTGCCACGCCGCCAAGGGGCGGACGCCGCGCACGGAGGTGATGTTTGGCGAAGCGGGGCATGCGTACGTCTATCTCGTGTACGGCATGCACCGCTGCCTGAACGTCGTGACCGGGCCGGTCGGATATCCCGCGGCGGTGCTCATCCGGGCGCTCGAGCCGGTCGAAGGGGTCGACGCCATGGATCCCGGCCGCGCCGCCCCGCGCCTGCTGGCCGCCGGGCCGGGGCGTCTGACGCGCGCGCTGCGCATCGACCTGTCCCTGAATCGCGCGGACCTCTGCGGCTCCGGACCTCTCCACATCGAGCCGGGAGTCGAGATTCGGGACGCGGAGGTCGTGCGGGGACCGCGCATCGGCGTGGACTACGCGGGGAGGTGGGCCGGCAAGCCGTGGAGGCTGGGGGTGCGGGGGTCGGAGTCGCTGTCCGGTCCGTTCCCTAGCCGGAGCGCCGGCGGCGGAAGAACTCGCGCAGGAGCCCGGAGGCCGCCTCGGCGCGCACACCACCGCGCAGCTCGAAGCGGTGGTTGA
- the tadA gene encoding tRNA adenosine(34) deaminase TadA produces MDAAIRLARAAGRRGEVPVGAVVVSGGRIVGRGANRTIGAHDPTAHAEVVALRRAARAAHNYRLTGATLYVTLEPCLMCLGAMVHARVGRLVFGARDPKVGGTSLLRRARRGLNHRFELRGGVRAEAASGLLREFFRRRRSG; encoded by the coding sequence ATGGACGCGGCGATCCGCCTGGCGCGCGCCGCGGGACGCAGGGGGGAGGTGCCGGTCGGGGCCGTGGTGGTCTCCGGAGGCCGCATCGTCGGCCGCGGCGCCAACCGGACCATCGGCGCGCACGACCCCACGGCGCACGCCGAGGTCGTCGCGCTCCGGCGCGCGGCCCGCGCCGCCCACAACTACCGGCTCACCGGCGCCACGCTGTACGTCACGCTCGAGCCCTGCCTGATGTGCCTCGGGGCGATGGTGCACGCGCGCGTCGGGCGGCTGGTGTTCGGGGCCCGCGACCCAAAAGTGGGAGGGACGTCGCTGCTGAGGCGGGCGCGGCGCGGGCTCAACCACCGCTTCGAGCTGCGCGGTGGTGTGCGCGCCGAGGCGGCCTCCGGGCTCCTGCGCGAGTTCTTCCGCCGCCGGCGCTCCGGCTAG
- a CDS encoding cupredoxin domain-containing protein, with product MRSGILRGTLLTLTVLAFGAAIATAEQPDQKGHQNRGTAAAKAVAPGQVKKFHVTAYDGKIAPSTLRVQRGDKVQITFVSKDSTYSIKFPDFEISDKVSPEKPAVVVLTPTTAGTFEFRCSKSVSFKRWSKNGTLVVN from the coding sequence ATGCGATCCGGAATATTGAGAGGCACGCTGTTGACCCTGACCGTCCTGGCCTTCGGCGCCGCCATCGCGACCGCCGAGCAGCCCGACCAGAAGGGGCATCAGAACCGCGGGACGGCCGCCGCCAAGGCCGTCGCCCCTGGCCAGGTGAAGAAGTTCCACGTGACGGCGTACGATGGCAAGATCGCTCCCAGCACGCTGCGCGTGCAGCGGGGAGACAAGGTGCAGATCACGTTCGTGAGCAAGGACAGCACCTACTCCATCAAGTTCCCCGACTTCGAGATCAGCGACAAGGTCTCCCCGGAGAAGCCGGCGGTCGTCGTCCTGACGCCGACGACGGCCGGGACCTTCGAGTTCCGCTGCTCCAAGTCGGTGAGCTTCAAGCGCTGGAGCAAGAACGGCACGCTCGTGGTGAACTAG
- a CDS encoding energy transducer TonB: MLAAPEFSSLVVSRPGSRAVLFARGRGLVVAVAFYGFGLTALLLAPLLVMEVMDPPKASVDLRVVFKPPGGHHKIPAGNIRQGTGGAGSEARPGAATKASAKKAAPRPAESLLPPPEPEKAAVDEPTNGSTGPAGVPGDPDGHGDKPNGGPGGSCLDCPDEGPFGPGGGHDGPYVQGTLGLIPPTLVPGSRALPKYPDLARRAGLQGTVILLAVIEKNGTVGEIEVVKSPDQRWGFDLAAIDAVKQWRYQPALMNGGPVAAYIQVMVEFTLAR, translated from the coding sequence ATGCTCGCAGCGCCAGAGTTCTCATCGCTCGTCGTGTCCCGCCCCGGCTCCCGCGCCGTCCTCTTCGCGAGGGGGCGAGGCCTGGTCGTGGCGGTCGCGTTCTACGGCTTCGGCCTGACGGCCCTCCTCCTCGCCCCGCTGCTGGTCATGGAGGTGATGGATCCGCCCAAGGCGAGCGTCGACCTGCGCGTCGTCTTCAAACCTCCCGGCGGCCACCACAAGATTCCGGCCGGGAACATTCGTCAAGGGACAGGCGGCGCCGGCAGCGAAGCGCGCCCCGGTGCGGCGACGAAGGCCAGCGCAAAGAAGGCCGCGCCCAGGCCGGCGGAAAGCCTGCTTCCCCCTCCCGAGCCGGAGAAGGCGGCAGTCGACGAACCGACGAACGGTTCGACGGGACCGGCTGGAGTGCCGGGCGATCCCGACGGCCACGGAGACAAGCCGAACGGTGGCCCGGGCGGTTCCTGTCTGGATTGTCCCGACGAGGGACCGTTTGGCCCCGGCGGCGGGCATGACGGACCCTACGTGCAGGGTACTCTGGGGCTGATCCCCCCGACACTCGTTCCCGGCAGCCGCGCCCTGCCGAAGTATCCCGACCTGGCGCGCAGGGCGGGGCTGCAGGGGACGGTCATCCTCCTCGCCGTCATCGAGAAGAACGGCACGGTGGGCGAGATCGAAGTCGTCAAGAGCCCCGACCAGCGCTGGGGCTTCGACCTGGCCGCGATCGACGCGGTGAAGCAGTGGCGCTACCAGCCGGCTCTCATGAACGGCGGTCCGGTTGCCGCCTACATCCAGGTGATGGTCGAGTTCACCCTGGCCCGCTGA